One region of Marivirga arenosa genomic DNA includes:
- a CDS encoding alpha-ketoacid dehydrogenase subunit alpha/beta, with protein sequence MSVKTAKKTKSSISKDILERAYRLMHTAKRMAELYDENKAIASKYVHSTSRGHEAIQLAASMQLKPIDFLAPYYRDESILLGIGMEPYELMLQLMAKKDDPFSGGRTYYNHPSLKREGMPTIPHQSSATGMQVIPATGMAHGLKFKEEHGLGAEGEKPVVVCSLGDGSVTEGEVAEAFQMAVLKNLPIIYLVQDNDWGISATGKEMRAMDAYEYAAGFKGLKRMQANGSDFADSYTKMADAIKYVRNRKGPVLLHANCPLLGHHTSGVRKEWYRGEEDLEIHAMGDPIPKFHSYLMDNGYDEKFLKELEEEAIQTANDAFQKAIDAEDVDPADVELHEFAESPITEEKGERKPKGAEKSVMVDAALHAMDDILKNNPEALFYGQDVGGTLGGVFREAANLAKKYGDGRVFNTPIQEAYIIGSTAGMSAVGAKPIVEIQFADYIWPGINQLVEELSKSCYLSNGKFPIQSLIRVPIGAYGGGGPYHSGSVESTLLTIRGIKIVYPSNAADMKGLMKAAFHDPNPVVMLEHKGLYWSKVPGTDGAKNHEPDEDYIVPLGKARIEQEADQDMIDNGESMTIITYGMGIYWAKAAAENFEGQVEIVDLRTLNPIDWETVKGSVERHGRALVLTEEPLLNSFAESLAGRLNQHCFEKLDAPVRAYGALNLPAIGLNVEWEKAMLPNAEKVAAQIEEILGY encoded by the coding sequence ATGAGTGTTAAGACTGCCAAGAAGACTAAATCCAGTATATCGAAAGACATTTTAGAGAGAGCATATCGATTAATGCATACAGCCAAAAGGATGGCTGAGCTTTATGATGAAAACAAAGCAATTGCATCAAAATATGTTCATAGTACTTCTCGAGGACATGAGGCTATTCAATTAGCAGCCTCTATGCAGTTAAAGCCAATAGATTTTTTGGCTCCCTATTACAGAGATGAAAGTATTTTATTAGGTATTGGTATGGAGCCTTATGAATTAATGCTTCAACTTATGGCTAAAAAAGATGATCCATTTTCTGGTGGAAGAACCTATTACAACCACCCTTCTTTAAAAAGAGAAGGAATGCCAACCATCCCACATCAAAGTTCAGCCACTGGGATGCAAGTTATCCCAGCTACAGGTATGGCTCATGGTTTAAAATTTAAAGAAGAACACGGATTAGGAGCTGAAGGAGAAAAACCAGTAGTAGTTTGTTCATTGGGTGATGGTTCTGTTACAGAGGGTGAAGTAGCAGAAGCTTTTCAAATGGCCGTTCTGAAAAACCTCCCTATCATTTATCTAGTACAAGATAACGATTGGGGGATTTCCGCAACAGGAAAAGAAATGAGAGCTATGGATGCTTATGAATATGCAGCTGGATTTAAAGGCTTAAAGAGAATGCAAGCTAACGGATCTGATTTTGCTGATTCCTACACTAAAATGGCCGATGCTATCAAATATGTAAGAAATAGAAAAGGGCCCGTTTTACTTCATGCAAACTGTCCTTTATTAGGTCATCATACTTCTGGTGTAAGAAAAGAATGGTACAGAGGCGAGGAAGATTTAGAAATCCATGCAATGGGTGACCCTATTCCAAAATTCCATAGCTACTTGATGGATAATGGATATGATGAGAAGTTTCTAAAAGAACTCGAAGAAGAAGCGATACAAACTGCTAATGATGCCTTCCAAAAAGCGATTGATGCTGAAGATGTTGATCCTGCTGATGTTGAATTACATGAGTTTGCTGAAAGTCCAATCACCGAGGAAAAAGGAGAACGTAAACCTAAAGGTGCTGAAAAATCAGTGATGGTGGATGCCGCCTTGCATGCCATGGATGATATCTTGAAAAACAATCCTGAAGCTTTATTTTACGGACAGGATGTGGGCGGAACACTAGGTGGTGTATTCCGTGAGGCCGCTAACCTAGCTAAAAAGTATGGTGATGGTAGAGTATTTAATACTCCTATCCAAGAAGCCTATATTATAGGAAGTACTGCGGGTATGTCAGCTGTTGGAGCTAAACCAATTGTTGAAATCCAATTTGCAGATTACATCTGGCCAGGTATTAACCAGCTGGTAGAAGAGCTGTCTAAATCATGCTATTTATCGAATGGTAAATTCCCTATTCAATCCTTAATCAGAGTTCCTATTGGGGCTTATGGTGGTGGCGGTCCTTACCACAGTGGTTCTGTTGAATCAACACTTCTTACGATAAGAGGAATCAAAATTGTGTATCCTTCTAATGCTGCAGATATGAAAGGCTTGATGAAAGCTGCCTTTCATGATCCAAATCCCGTGGTAATGCTGGAGCATAAAGGTTTATACTGGTCGAAGGTACCTGGAACAGATGGTGCTAAAAACCATGAGCCTGATGAGGATTATATTGTTCCATTAGGAAAAGCTAGAATTGAACAGGAGGCTGATCAAGACATGATTGATAATGGGGAGAGTATGACTATTATCACCTATGGAATGGGAATCTATTGGGCTAAGGCAGCAGCTGAAAATTTTGAGGGACAGGTTGAAATCGTGGACTTAAGAACTTTAAATCCAATAGATTGGGAAACTGTGAAGGGAAGCGTTGAAAGACACGGAAGAGCTCTAGTACTAACCGAAGAACCCTTACTGAATTCTTTTGCTGAATCTTTAGCCGGAAGATTAAACCAGCATTGTTTTGAAAAATTAGATGCTCCAGTTAGAGCTTATGGCGCATTGAATTTACCAGCTATTGGTTTGAATGTAGAATGGGAAAAAGCTATGCTTCCAAATGCTGAGAAAGTGGCTGCTCAGATTGAGGAGATATTGGGGTATTAG
- a CDS encoding PhoH family protein, which yields MAKAKKEKKVFVLDTSVIIYSHDSIMNFAEHDVAIPITVLEELDQFKKGNDTKNFEAREFIRMIDKLADGRSLSDWIPLNGKSKGVFKVLMPRKESKNDNPIFLEDIPDHKILGSAVQLQEELKDKTVILVTKDINLRLKAKSCGLRSEDYQTGKVKDVSDLHTGKQQVETVSSDTINQLYDTFHCDPKDVLGKKKPMNNTFYILKSNKSSALGFYNSVTDQIDKVDKISAYGIKPKNAEQAFAIHALLNPEIKLMTLQGVAGTGKTLIALASALEQRKNFKQIYLARPIVPLSNKDIGYLPGDVKSKLNPYMEPLWDNLKYIQNQYQEHEREFMNITDMVNKEKLMIQPLAYIRGRSLSNIYFIVDEAQNLTPHEVKTIITRAGENTKIVFTGDVNQIDTPYLDSQSNGLSYLIDKVKGHELYAHVTLEKGERSELANLANDVL from the coding sequence ATGGCGAAGGCTAAGAAAGAAAAGAAAGTATTTGTTCTAGATACTTCAGTTATAATTTACTCGCATGATTCAATTATGAACTTTGCTGAGCATGATGTAGCAATACCAATTACTGTTTTGGAGGAGCTAGATCAATTTAAAAAAGGCAACGATACCAAAAATTTTGAAGCTCGCGAGTTTATTCGAATGATTGATAAATTAGCCGATGGTCGTTCTTTAAGTGATTGGATTCCGCTAAATGGAAAAAGTAAAGGGGTATTTAAAGTATTAATGCCTAGAAAAGAATCTAAAAATGATAATCCAATATTTTTAGAAGATATACCTGACCATAAAATTTTAGGTAGTGCAGTTCAATTGCAGGAAGAACTAAAAGATAAAACCGTTATTTTAGTCACAAAGGACATTAATTTAAGATTAAAAGCTAAAAGTTGCGGTTTAAGATCTGAAGATTATCAAACTGGAAAAGTAAAGGATGTGAGTGATTTACATACTGGTAAACAGCAAGTAGAAACAGTTTCTTCAGATACTATAAATCAACTATACGATACTTTTCATTGCGACCCTAAGGATGTTTTGGGAAAGAAAAAACCAATGAATAACACCTTTTACATTTTGAAGAGTAATAAGAGTTCTGCCTTAGGCTTTTATAATTCTGTTACAGATCAGATTGATAAAGTAGATAAAATCTCAGCTTACGGGATTAAACCTAAAAATGCGGAGCAAGCTTTTGCTATTCATGCTTTACTGAACCCTGAAATTAAATTGATGACTTTACAAGGAGTAGCAGGAACAGGTAAAACTTTAATTGCCTTAGCTTCTGCTTTAGAGCAAAGGAAAAATTTCAAACAGATTTACCTAGCAAGACCCATTGTTCCTTTGTCAAATAAGGACATTGGATATTTACCTGGTGATGTGAAATCAAAGCTGAATCCGTATATGGAACCACTTTGGGATAATTTGAAGTATATTCAAAATCAGTACCAAGAGCATGAGCGTGAGTTTATGAATATTACCGACATGGTTAATAAAGAGAAATTGATGATTCAACCTTTAGCCTACATTCGAGGTAGGAGTTTATCCAATATTTACTTCATAGTAGATGAAGCTCAAAATTTAACTCCTCATGAGGTGAAAACGATTATCACCAGGGCAGGGGAGAACACCAAGATCGTTTTTACGGGGGATGTAAATCAAATTGATACGCCTTATTTAGATTCACAGTCCAACGGACTGAGTTATTTAATTGATAAAGTGAAAGGTCACGAATTATATGCCCATGTGACACTAGAAAAAGGGGAACGGTCTGAATTGGCTAATTTGGCGAATGATGTTTTGTAA